GATCAATCGAAGTGCTATTACTCAAAACTGGACAGGAAGTTCAGTACAATCTGCTTCAGTTTAGCATCTGATGCTTCTGAGATCTTGCCATCAGCCCTGAAACGAAAAACGGATGAGATCAGATTGAacaattttggtttttaaaggCTCAAACatacagatttgtttttcttcttacttGATGTTGGAAAGCAGGTCCTGGTGCTGGCTCAAAATGTGTTGCAAGAAAGCCTTCTCGAATTTTGTGATCTTGCTCGGCTCCATCTTGTCCAGGTGACCCCTGACACCAGCATAGATGACTGCTACCTGCTCCTCAATGGCCATGGGAGCTGGAAGAACCATTAAAGACAGTTAGTTGCACTGTACAATACCCTGAGGATTTCTAgcgaaataaaaataataatagtaactCACAGTACTGGCCCTGCTTCAGCAGTTCAGTGAGTCTGACACCCCTGTTAAGGAGCTGCTGGGTGGCAGCATCCAAGTCAGAGCCGAACTGGGCGAAGGCAGCCACCTCACGGTACTGGGCCAACTCCAGCTTCATGGTACCAGCCACCTATAAAGTTAGGAAAATATGAAATGAGAGAGAACCTAAGATTTTAGCCCTGCGGCTGAATTATATGCAATTCTTATTcttgaatacatttaaaaaggagGTCAGCCAGATGTTACCTGCTTCATGGCTCTAGTCTGGGCAGCAGAGCCTACTCTGGACACAGACAGACCCACATTGATAGCTGGGCGGATACCCTTGTAGAACAGCTCAGTCTCCAGGAAGAtctaaagggggggggggggggggggggaacgaCGACATGGAGAAGTCAGAGGTGCAATACAAAACATGAACAGATAAACATCAGCTCCGAACACTTTTCAAACAAACCTGTCCGTCTGTGATGGAAATGACGTTGGTGGGGATGTAGGCAGACACGTCACCGGCCTGAGTCTCAATGACAGGCAGGGCGGTGAGGGAGCCACCACCGAAATTGTCGTTCATCTTGGCAGCTCTCTCCAGCAGACGGGAGTGCAGGTAGAACACGTCACCTGGGTAGGCCTCACGACCAGGGGGACGGCGGAGCAGCAGGGACATCTGACGGTAGGCAACAGCCTGTGGGAGAAAGAAAATTATTCAATTTGAGAATAATAGTGACATTTGCACAACATGCTAAACTTTAGTGATGAATAAAGTTTGCAGATTCATCTGCAAATCCTCACCTGTTTGGACAGATCATCATAGATGATCAGGGCATGCTTGCCGTTGTCTCTGAAGTACTCTCCCATGGAGCAGCCAGAGTATGGAGCCAGGTACTGCAGCGGAGCAGCATCAGAGGCAGTGGCAGAGACCACGATTGTGTACTTCATGGCATCGGCATCAGTCAGCCTCTTCACCAGCTGAGCCACAGTAGACCTCTTCTGTCCAATGGCAACATAGATGCAgtacagcttcttcttctcatCAGTTCCGTCATTGAAGCGTTTCTGGTTGATGATTGTGTCGATGGCAATGGCAGTTTTGCTGGAATGTGGAATattgaacttaaaaaaaatattccacTCATCTACAGCTCTCCTATCAAGACCAAACCACTGTTAAAAACCATCTGTGAATTTTGATAATTACCCAGTCTGTCTGTCACCAATGATCAGCTCACGCTGGCCTCTGCCAATGGGCACCAGACTGTCCACAGCCTTGATTCCAGTCTGCATGGGCTCCCTCACAGAGATACGGGGGATGATACCTGGGGCCTTCAGACCCACACGCCTACGGACCTTGGAGCCCAAAGGACcctgagagagtgagagagaatgTCAATTTAAGGCAAACTTCAACATCAAAATGGTTGCAAGTACTATAATGGTGGGAAATAAAAGTCATGTTGCGATGACTGCCATTTAATTACTGAACTAGTCATGAATaggtagaaaaacaaaaagaaccaacccccccccccccccccccccaaaaaaaaaaaaaaaaaaaaaaaaaaggcaagatTTCGTCACTGGTCCAAATAACTCGTGGATGCTTACTAATGAGAGACAAGGTCATTTATGAAAACTTAAACTGGCAATTTTGCTGATTAATAGGTAATCTAGCTGCTCTACAAGATAATGTCTGGTGATGAGTTCTTTAAAAAGGCCCTAGTTAATCAACTTGAATGTCAcaatccaaaacaaaaaattattttttaaaggtttttaaattaCCTTCCCATCGATGGCATTTCCCAGAGCATCCACTACACGGCCAAGCAGCTCCTCTCCCACAGGAACATCCACAATGGCACCGGTCCTCTTCACGATGTCGCCCTCCTTGATCAGCTTGTCATTACCGAACACCACAACACCAACGTTGTCAGGCTCCAAGTTCAGAGACATGCCCTGGAGGATAATAAATATGGTTTCTTGAAAAAACATAACATCACTGAATTGAAACTGTTAGCATTTTTTAGTTTCACAATTTTGTTCAACAAGACAAACCCACGGTGCGCTCCTCTTTaaccatttttatatataaaagataTGCAGGTTGGAGAGAAACCTTGTGCCTTTGGACTTACTTTCAGGCCAGAGGAAAATTCCACCATCTCTTCTGCCTGGACATTCCTCAGTCCATACACTCTGGCAATACCGTCACCAATAGACAGCACACGCCCTGTCTCTTCCAGGTCTGCAGAGGTGTCAGCTCCCAGGATCTTCTCCTCCAGGATGGAGGACACCTCGGCTGTGCCTGTGAAagacaaaatgtcaaaaaataaatacaactgGATGTTAAAATGACTGGAAAAGCTTTCCCCAATAATCTATTGAAACACTTAGAAGTAGAGGAACAGTTGAGAAACAGTTGTGAAACCTTCATGGTTTTATGCTGCAAAAAGGATTAATTTTGTTACCTCAATGTGCttttaccaaaaaaacaaaaaacaaaaaacaaacaaaaacaaaaccaaagaatGAAAATATGCATGGTTTAAATTTCTAAATGACATAATTAGAATGAAGAGTTATGTGGGTCTCAAACACCAAACACTGATGATGCCTTTTCTAAGATAAGGTGTTCTTAGACGTACACACAGGGATTACACAGCAGTTTCACCGGCATAGCAGAACCAATTATTTTAATAAGTCGCCTTTATGAGATGCCCTGCATTGTACAGGATGAAGTTTCTGGTCTGTTGTTTTTGACTTTCTCACCTGTCTTCTGCAGCcatggtctgtgtgtgtggaggtggTTGACCCCAACGCAGGCGGCCGGAATAGTCTTTGACACCTGGATTCAATAACAAGCACTTAATTAAAAGTTGAGCGCAAATGAAAGTTAAGAGACATTTAAATAAGGATTACAACTGCGCTTCTTGCAGTGAGGCAAATGTAAGTTTGTGCAGCGGAGAGGAGTTGCGCTGTCAGGCTTTCTGACCTTCAAAGCGTGGCTGAATGAGCTGTTAGCTGACAGCTAGCATTAGCTTGAGTGCTACATTTAGTGCTACAGGACGAAATCAGTCACTTCACAAgggcaacataaaaaaaaaacacgattaAACATCCAATTTCAAGACTTTTAGCATCGATTATTAACTAGGACTTATTAGAAGGGTATTCGTAAGCCGGTGACAGGTTAGCTAGCGGCCTGCGGCATTAACGTTACCCTTCACGCCCATAAATGCTCGCACGGATATTAAATAAACTTACTGCAATATTCTTAATAAATGCAACTTGCTTGGTTAAAGTACTTACGAATCCAGCCCTTCTAGGCAGGGTTCTGGCCAAAGCTGCTGCAACTCTAACGGATAGCATTTTCTCGGGTTGCTAATGACCTGTCCTCAACTGTTAGCAGCTCCGACCTGCCTGTGAGTGAATGTAATGGCTGAATGAACTCTTCTTCTATTAATGCGACTCTGGTCCTGGTTCCCACTTTAATACTCATCGGTGCCCCCTACTGACGCGGAAATTATAcgttacacaaaataaaaacgtTATTTTGTGCAAACCAACTTAACTTAAATGaaaatggcaaaaagaaaaaaaaagatgtacaaCTGTGGGTGCTTTGCACCAACTGTGccaacataaaatataaatagtagacagcaggaataaatagtaaacaggagaaatataaaCAAGTAAGAGGGACGtataaaaaacaagagaaatatAAAGCATAACAGCAAGGCACAACTAACAAAACAGACTGGGATTTGGTACATTGCTGTTCTGAATTTAGTGcatttatatgcatatatattttcGATGCATGTGAAGATAATCCTCTCTTTTAATTTAATGCCTTTAAACAACCAGTCAAAAGCAGTTCCCAGTATAATAGTAGATAATGCTTTACTTTAGTTGATCTTTGGTTCTACCACATCCCAAAAGTGTTCTAGTGGAGTTAGATCTGGTGAATGTGGAGACCATTTGAGTACAATGAAAGCTCCTGTTGATAACAGCCATCAGAAGAACTTCTATTCTCCAAGTTTGGTTCTAAAAGAGGTTAtgtgagttactgttgccttcctataaTCTCAAAGCAGCCAGAACATAGTCCCCTGGCCTCTAAAATCAACAAGGCATCCCATAACGTCTGCAGTTTGTAAAATGCTCATACCAACTCATCTGGTACCAGCAACCACGCCGCTTTCACAGTCACTTATATTCGCTTTctcccccattctgatgctctatttgaacttcagcaggtcagtgCCTTGAGCTggtgccatgtgattggctgattatttACATTAACAGGGaactaaacaaaaccaaacaaatcggCCAGTGAGTATATTGAAGTGCACGCGATAACATTCTTATACGTACTTATTTATCTTATCTATTAACTTGCTTTTCCGAGTTGAGGGTACcttagtgtgattttttttttttgctaacagGGAAATCATATTTTTGATTATTTCCTACTCTCTGCGAATGCTTAAGAAAAGAGCAATTGCGTTGAATCATGGGAAATGTAGGCCTTAGCGCATCTAGCCAGGACATCTTTGCCTCTAATgcgtttatttttatatgtatattctACCATTTCTTTCAAATGGGTTTCCAGTGAGTCTGCTAATGTTGCGGACATACATTAATAAACAACAGTGGTCCTTAAGTGAAGATTTCATTATTTAAAGTCAAGACTACAAGTTACTTCAATGTGCCGTTTGCGTTTTTAAGCCTGTTAATGTGTTTACATTGTTTCTATAAAGATTAACTTTGCAAGGTCGGATAGGTTAACCCAGAGATAGCTGCAGCTTTGGCATGTAGCGCTGCAACATCGCCCTCTTTTGCTCCGTAGAACAAATGACATGTCTGCTTTTGTCAACGACAACCAGGCGAGTCAGACAGTCATTTGGTTTGGTTCGCCTGTAGTGTTTAGCCaagccagccagccagcaaCAACCAGCCGCCTGAATGTAGATCCGCATGGGCTACTACCACTGTATATCTCCAAATAACCCAGCGGAATCATAAAATAAGGATCCCAGGATGGTGTTAGTGCATGTCGGATATCTGGTTCTTCCTGTATTCGGCTCAGTAAGAAACAGAGGTACGGTATTAATATTCATATCGATCCAAAACATGTGCCCTGTTTATCTTAATATTCACTGCAGCTGTTGGGCTAGCTAGCTCGAGCTCCGCCGTTGGGTTAGCTCCCGTTAGCTAGCATGAAATTAATGGTCAAATTGCTTGCCGACGCGATAACGCTTTATATTCGCATCCGTCGCAGATTAATATAAGGCACCGAATTATAAGGTTTGCTAGGTGCAAATACAGCGAATTAAAAATTAACTTCGTTGCTACAGATAAGCTAACTGGCTTCTTGGGCTCAGACTATTTCTTGAAACATTTCTCACAAAGGCTTGCACATGCACGCGACATGCGGCCAAAATGcctcatgtaaaaaaaagaaaaagaaacacattccTACATAAAAAGACGTCTTTATTAACGTGCggtgcatttttatttgtgaggttttaagaaaaatattcaaCGTTTCCTCGAAACTACCGTGTTTGTGCTGTAAAGAAAAATACCGCAAAATAGACGTAGCCTGTCCAGCCAGTCAGCTTATCTGTGCACGGATGATGTCATTTGAAGATCATCTGCTTCTGCTAACGCTCGCCGTTTTTTCCACCGTGATTCCAGTAGTTATTACAATTATTACCCCTCTCAATTGGCCAGTGTGCTAATCGATAAGTGGCCAGTCGACCGGGAGCCTTTAATTCCGGGCTATCAGTGTATCCGTCGCCCTTTTCTCTCATTTGCTAATTGGCAAttcagcagctgtttgtttgaagctgccgaattgcaaaaagaaaaagaatcgaGTGTGGGGTATCAGTTAAACAATGATAAAGCTACAGTGCAACATTAATTTCACAACAGTGGCATCAGTGATTTTCattgtgcttttatttctgttcttATTTCCCTGTTTCATAGTATGGAGGCTGGCTCTACATTCTGCATTTATCAGATCTTTGTCGTCCCCCCCCATTGTGTAGCTAATGATCATCTGCTGCTGTGTGGTGTGGCGTGGCCTCTGCCTGTTCTCTGCATTTAGCTGTATTGTGAATCCCTTCTTCATTTCCTCTTTCCATCAGAAGACGACATTGGTATTAAAAAAAGCACCCCCCCCTTTCCCAAGATGTACTCAGCCATAGACTTTCCATGTTAAACAGACTAAAACAATATCTAACACCTAGGACAGAGCaccttttttttggtctttttttctgtcaaattGCTGTAGCACTGAGTAAACATTTTTAGCTCTTTTCTAGATCAGTTGAATGTCATTGTGTACCTCCCATCCAGTCTTGATAGACAACATGCTGTAAATTCCTGTAAAGTGGATACATTTTGCATGATCTCAAATACTGCACTGCATTGTTGAACACCAGAATTTGGctcatctttttcttctcttcacaCAAGGTGCAATGTACATGATTAAAGTGACCTGCgattgaaaaaacaacaacaaataaataaattaaagcatgCAAATTGGGACCACGCGCATGCcattttttactgttaaaaacGTAACATTTAAATCAGTGGCGATGTCACTTGAAATGACTGAAGGTACACTGCACCTCCACACAACAACCTGCCATAACTGTCTccattttttttgtgtaatcCTTTTGTTCCCTTTTTGCAAATTTCAAGCTTTGAATCACACTGAATTGTCAGGGCCTGTTTTGCCCTTTTACAGGCATCTGAAACTCTAAACGTTTAAGTAGGAAAACATGCTCACTGGTGGTTCATCACTTCTCAATTTACCCCACTAACATAAGACCAAAATGCTATCCATTTCACAGGGATGCCTATTTTTCCTGCACTGCTAAAGAGATCCTCTATTAGTAATAACGTCTTTATTGTTTGGTTGTGGTTTCTCTTTACCTTTTGTTCTGGTAATAGTACTTTCAATGCATGGTCACATTTATGATTCataattttttgtttatgttttttctacATTTGACTAGTGAAAAATCCAATGTAATCTTTCTGTAGAAAAGATGTACCCTGCTGTACTGAAATCATGTGCTGTAGCCAACACGTCTGCTCATTGGATGccgcttttgttctttttaaccCTATATGGAGCATGGTGGGCCTTGCCTTCAGtgtatgttgtttatttttgttgcatgGAGTTATACTATtattacaaacaaacaagaaagaaaacacaaattccACAAATACTAATATTTTTCAATAAAGAATATAGTGTTTTTCCTAACCTTCAGTGTGCTTCTTGCTGATTTCCATTTATTGTCCTCCCTCTCCCTTGTCCCCTATCTGCTCCCCCCCTCCTTCCCCTCCCTCCACCCCTGTCCCCACCAACCCACCTACCCACCTCctctcctgctgtgacaaagatAGACGATTTCCACGCTTACTTCATCGCAGGGCCCTGAATGAGTCTATCTGCTGTCATTCATGGTGATCGTTCTCACTGAGACGCTTGAAAACGCAGTGTGCTACTTGCAGTCTAGACTCTGAGCCTTTGACCCACGGCAGCAAGGTCATATCTTGTTTGCTCGGCTACGCTGACAAACTGTCAAGCTGAAATGCGAAATCTGGAAAGCTACACTGCTTGTCTTTCCTGTATTTAAAATTCAAACTGCAATTTTCAAGCGTGCTCCGAGTAAATGCAATGTAGACTTTGcctttttctttataaattattatttatttatttttttggagaaATCAAGTGTTTACGAGCAAAGTAGTCTTGTCTTTTGCACTTCTATAAGAAACTGTTTAAAAGTCAGACATGGCAGAGCATAACTGTGGTTCCCTCTGGCAGAGATCCCCTCCCCCCAAAGTCTGATCAAAGCTAAATTTAATTATTCTCAGTCCCACTATGATACAAAAAGGTCTCCTTAAGCTTAACCAGGGTATTAAAACCATATTGCAACACAGCACAAGCTAGCCTATGTCTTTATTTTCCACTCCTTGTCAAGTCTCGACAGCAGTCTGTTCGCTGCAGTTGCCAAATAGCTGTGGTTGGAGAGAGTTAAAAAAAGCATTCAAGCTATTTCCTGTCAACTCCTGAATGTTCATATGGGAGAAGAATAGCAGAGCTTTACTGGAAGTgtataacacagagagacagctgATTTCAGTAGAGCACATTTATAATGTGAATTTAATGTctagtttaatttttttatatggaACAGGTTGTTCTTTACAGTTGTGTAGATAGAGACTTGGCAGAGAAACAGTTTAATGTATTTCTTACAGGCAGTGAGGTAATAATGGTTTACTTCTGAGTGCACTGACCTGCTGTCAGCTGCAGAATTTACAAGAACTGAGCTACGTCGATATCTGTATAGGGGTACGGTTCTTCTGTTCTGATccagtttgtttgtctgtgaagaCGAGGAGTCGATCCAGGGGCTGGAAATGCATTTAAAGAAATGAACGCTTGCGCTTTGTGTGGAGCACCAAAAATGGTTTTCATTCTCATGGTACTTGTGGTAACCATCATTTTCCCACCCCCACAGAAGTATTTTTCACCCTAGGTAAGAGGTAGGGCTTCATTAACATGCTATAtctcacacacagtgacaccacATTTCACCTACTATTAATTCCATCTAATTTCCCCCCTCAGGTACCTGACAACTTCTCCTTATACTCCACAGGATCCCATTTCAACCggcaacagcaacaacagcagcagcagcacagccatGCTACCTCTTGCCGGCACTTCCAGTTAGGTCCTCAGGCCCCGCTGCCCATGGACTTCCCCATGCCCCACCCAGGGCAGCCACAGTCAGGCATTAACCCCCACCTGGCCCCGCCCAGCCACCAACACGGCCCTCCGCTCCACTCGCCCCTCAACCCTTTGCCCGCTCCCCAGTTCCAGGACatccctgcccctcccttcctacCTCAGGCATTACACCAGCAATACCTCCTCCAGCAGCAGATCCTCGAGGCCCAGCACCGACACATCCTGCCACCCTCCAGGTATCCACACAGCTTtatggtacaaaaaaaaaaatagagaggaAAAGGCAAAATATTTAGTTTAAGCACCTCGTTGGTAACTACTGGAGTTGTGCAgtgacattttaaatttaaatgataaACTCTTATTTTCCAGGATGTTTTCAAATGCTTAGTTATTTGTCTTAGTAGACGGACCCCAGAGAGAGTTCCTCACCAACCCCACAGGCTGCGACCCGGCTATGAGTTTGCTCCCCCCCTCCATGTCCCTCCGCAGCCTGTGGTTCAGCAGCCCCGCTACCTGGCTGAGGGCACAGACTGGTAAGCAGTGCATCTCTCTCAACGACACATGCAGCGCCACAGATGcaaaaagctattttttttagaggAAACATCAACAGACACCTTATTTCGTAATGTGAAAGCATTTTTTACCAGCTCATCTTTAGACCATTTAAGATAAATGTCAGTTACAGACACATTTTAGATTTGAATGAATGAGTTCAAGATGAAGAGTTGAAAGCAAATAAATTGCTGTTGTAGCACTCTTGTCAATGGGAGTCTTGAGTGAAATCACAGAGTACAAATtataaagaccaaaaaaacaaaaaacaaacacaaaataatgacCCAAAAAATCAAGAAGTTCCCAAACTTCttcttaatgtatttatttaagtagCTCATCGCTTAATTTTAGCTATGTGTGCTACAGCCATTTGTCCACTTACCTTCTGCTGGTCCATGTGTATTGATTACTTTTATAATATCAACTCTCACACATTTGCTTGCATGATAACCAATTTTCATGTAATCAAATTTGCTGTATCTGACCTGGTATggggatatatatattttttaaaaatcatattaCAATCTCACCGTTTAAAAGATTTACCCATTGAGCAGCTACAGAAGTACACAAGTCTGCTGTTATCGAAGCTCAGTGTTCCAGAGACCTCGCAGTGTTCCActggctgatttgttttttccgTTTCTGTCCAGGGATCTAAGTGTGGACGCTGGGCTTCCCCCCCACCAGTATCACATCCACCCGCTGCCGCAGCACTATCAGCACTACTTGACCTCTCCTAGGATGCACCACTTCCCTAGAAACAATGCCTCAACGCAAGTGGTGAGCTCCCCTCTGCCTCCATACGATCAATCATGTTCATCTCGATGAACTCACGGCGACTCTTCTCCTGGTTTCTGAGATTAATCTCAACACCCAGCAACCGGGGATGACCCGTGTCCCTATTGTTCTttctgatttctgctgcaaagctGACGCTAGCTTCTTTTATCTGTCATCTCCTAGGTTGTCCATGAGATCAGAAACTACCCATATCCCCAGTTGCACTTGCTGGCTCTGCAGAGTCTCAACCCCTCCCGCCACGCATCTGCAGTTAGAGAGAGCTATGAGGTTTGTGCGCCTATTTCCTCGCTCTCCTCAGCAGACGCACCAGTCTACACTAATTTATCATTGTTTTCTCTGTGACCAATCTCTGGATAGGCTTGAGTGGTAGCTGATTTTCTTATTTCCAATTACCCAGGGCTCCAGATGCTTTAAATGGTCCAGCTGCCTTTAATCTCatgtcatttgttttcatttcaagcaaggTGTCCTGTTCCTTAAGGCACCGATTTGATTACATTACACACTTTAATATCTTTTTATTGTGCatatttatttctgttattttagtgGCAAAATACAGAAAGGTCCTTCCTTTAAAGGCAACTGGGATTTTTTTCATAGGAGCTTCTGCAGCTGGAGGACAGACTGGGCAGCGTAAACCGTGGAGCGGTCCAAACCACCATTGAGAGATTCACTTTCCCCCACAAGTACAAAAAGGTAGGGCTGGAGACTCTTTAGCTCCTTGCTGGATTAAATATACCTTTTTGATGTGGTACGGTAAAGGGGAAGAACTGAAGATGCGAAAGAAAGGGATAGCGAAAGGCAGCAGCAGGTTGAAAGGATCAAAGAGCAAAGACGAGAGTGGAATGAAGGTCACGTCTGTCACTGTAGTTCAAAGGTCAAACTAATTTCCGTTGCCAGATTAGTGAGACAGGGCTGCAGTGTTCACAGTTCAAGGCGCTGGATGACTCATCTAGCTGTCTGCAGATATGTATGTGGAATGAATTTAAAGAAACGTCTATGCCAAATATGACCCAAATACTCAGAATGCAAGATTATTTGGTACATTTTGAGTGAGCAGGAGTA
This genomic stretch from Astatotilapia calliptera chromosome 12, fAstCal1.2, whole genome shotgun sequence harbors:
- the ark2cb gene encoding E3 ubiquitin-protein ligase RNF165 isoform X2, with the protein product MLYLTHSDTTFHLLLIPSNFPPQVPDNFSLYSTGSHFNRQQQQQQQQHSHATSCRHFQLGPQAPLPMDFPMPHPGQPQSGINPHLAPPSHQHGPPLHSPLNPLPAPQFQDIPAPPFLPQALHQQYLLQQQILEAQHRHILPPSRRTPERVPHQPHRLRPGYEFAPPLHVPPQPVVQQPRYLAEGTDWDLSVDAGLPPHQYHIHPLPQHYQHYLTSPRMHHFPRNNASTQVVVHEIRNYPYPQLHLLALQSLNPSRHASAVRESYEELLQLEDRLGSVNRGAVQTTIERFTFPHKYKKRIPQDLKMCLDDEELDTDEKCTICLSMLEDGEDVRRLPCMHLFHQACVDQWLATSRKCPICRVDIETQLTPDS
- the ark2cb gene encoding E3 ubiquitin-protein ligase RNF165 isoform X1; translation: MLYLTHSDTTFHLLLIPSNFPPQVPDNFSLYSTGSHFNRQQQQQQQQHSHATSCRHFQLGPQAPLPMDFPMPHPGQPQSGINPHLAPPSHQHGPPLHSPLNPLPAPQFQDIPAPPFLPQALHQQYLLQQQILEAQHRHILPPSSRRTPERVPHQPHRLRPGYEFAPPLHVPPQPVVQQPRYLAEGTDWDLSVDAGLPPHQYHIHPLPQHYQHYLTSPRMHHFPRNNASTQVVVHEIRNYPYPQLHLLALQSLNPSRHASAVRESYEELLQLEDRLGSVNRGAVQTTIERFTFPHKYKKRIPQDLKMCLDDEELDTDEKCTICLSMLEDGEDVRRLPCMHLFHQACVDQWLATSRKCPICRVDIETQLTPDS
- the ark2cb gene encoding E3 ubiquitin-protein ligase RNF165 isoform X3, which produces MVLVHVGYLVLPVFGSVRNRGSHFNRQQQQQQQQHSHATSCRHFQLGPQAPLPMDFPMPHPGQPQSGINPHLAPPSHQHGPPLHSPLNPLPAPQFQDIPAPPFLPQALHQQYLLQQQILEAQHRHILPPSSRRTPERVPHQPHRLRPGYEFAPPLHVPPQPVVQQPRYLAEGTDWDLSVDAGLPPHQYHIHPLPQHYQHYLTSPRMHHFPRNNASTQVVVHEIRNYPYPQLHLLALQSLNPSRHASAVRESYEELLQLEDRLGSVNRGAVQTTIERFTFPHKYKKRIPQDLKMCLDDEELDTDEKCTICLSMLEDGEDVRRLPCMHLFHQACVDQWLATSRKCPICRVDIETQLTPDS
- the ark2cb gene encoding E3 ubiquitin-protein ligase RNF165 isoform X5 gives rise to the protein MDFPMPHPGQPQSGINPHLAPPSHQHGPPLHSPLNPLPAPQFQDIPAPPFLPQALHQQYLLQQQILEAQHRHILPPSSRRTPERVPHQPHRLRPGYEFAPPLHVPPQPVVQQPRYLAEGTDWDLSVDAGLPPHQYHIHPLPQHYQHYLTSPRMHHFPRNNASTQVVVHEIRNYPYPQLHLLALQSLNPSRHASAVRESYEELLQLEDRLGSVNRGAVQTTIERFTFPHKYKKRIPQDLKMCLDDEELDTDEKCTICLSMLEDGEDVRRLPCMHLFHQACVDQWLATSRKCPICRVDIETQLTPDS
- the LOC113033154 gene encoding ATP synthase subunit alpha, mitochondrial-like; protein product: MLSVRVAAALARTLPRRAGFVSKTIPAACVGVNHLHTHRPWLQKTGTAEVSSILEEKILGADTSADLEETGRVLSIGDGIARVYGLRNVQAEEMVEFSSGLKGMSLNLEPDNVGVVVFGNDKLIKEGDIVKRTGAIVDVPVGEELLGRVVDALGNAIDGKGPLGSKVRRRVGLKAPGIIPRISVREPMQTGIKAVDSLVPIGRGQRELIIGDRQTGKTAIAIDTIINQKRFNDGTDEKKKLYCIYVAIGQKRSTVAQLVKRLTDADAMKYTIVVSATASDAAPLQYLAPYSGCSMGEYFRDNGKHALIIYDDLSKQAVAYRQMSLLLRRPPGREAYPGDVFYLHSRLLERAAKMNDNFGGGSLTALPVIETQAGDVSAYIPTNVISITDGQIFLETELFYKGIRPAINVGLSVSRVGSAAQTRAMKQVAGTMKLELAQYREVAAFAQFGSDLDAATQQLLNRGVRLTELLKQGQYSPMAIEEQVAVIYAGVRGHLDKMEPSKITKFEKAFLQHILSQHQDLLSNIKADGKISEASDAKLKQIVLNFLSSFE
- the ark2cb gene encoding E3 ubiquitin-protein ligase RNF165 isoform X4, which translates into the protein MVLVHVGYLVLPVFGSVRNRGSHFNRQQQQQQQQHSHATSCRHFQLGPQAPLPMDFPMPHPGQPQSGINPHLAPPSHQHGPPLHSPLNPLPAPQFQDIPAPPFLPQALHQQYLLQQQILEAQHRHILPPSRRTPERVPHQPHRLRPGYEFAPPLHVPPQPVVQQPRYLAEGTDWDLSVDAGLPPHQYHIHPLPQHYQHYLTSPRMHHFPRNNASTQVVVHEIRNYPYPQLHLLALQSLNPSRHASAVRESYEELLQLEDRLGSVNRGAVQTTIERFTFPHKYKKRIPQDLKMCLDDEELDTDEKCTICLSMLEDGEDVRRLPCMHLFHQACVDQWLATSRKCPICRVDIETQLTPDS